The proteins below come from a single Manduca sexta isolate Smith_Timp_Sample1 chromosome 3, JHU_Msex_v1.0, whole genome shotgun sequence genomic window:
- the LOC119189539 gene encoding uncharacterized protein LOC119189539: protein MINQMCAFLFALSVICSVNLAASKSIYVFPPEKAEMILENAIKCITESGLQTFVAQEIKQGKYTDDERTLGALVCANEKIGYSKESGRLNIDKIMIDLFPLKPEIRSDLEACNKDYGLDPVGTFKSFLICFRKRVPFRVVL, encoded by the exons ATGATTAATCAAATGTGTGCGTTTTTATTCGCTCTCAGTGTGATTTGTAGTGTGAACCTAGCAGCATCTAAG agtaTATATGTATTTCCACCCGAGAAGGCTGAGATGATTCTAGAAAATGCGATAAAGTGCATAACTGAATCTGGCCTCCAGACTTTTGTTGCGCAAGAAATTAAACAAGGAAAATACACGGATGACGAACGAACGCTTGGAGCTTTAGTATGTGCAAACGAAAAAATTGGTTATTCAAAGGAAAGTGGAAGacttaatatagataaaattatgaTCGATTTGTTTCCTCTCAAACCAGAAATTCGTTCAGATCTAGAAGCATGCAATAAAGATTACGGTTTAGATCCCGTAGGAACGTTCAAATCTTTCTTAATATGTTTCAGAAAAAGAGTACCGTTTAGAGTTGTGTTGTAA